The Euzebyales bacterium genome contains the following window.
CGCGGATCCTCGTCCCGCGCAGCGTCGGCGACACACCCGCGCAGATGATCGTCGAGCAGACCGACCGCAACCTTCTCCAGCGCGCGTTTCGCCGCGGCGATCTGCGTGACGACGTCGATGCAGTACGCATCGTCCTCCACCATCCGCGAGATCCCCCGCACCTGCCCCTCGATCCGGCGCAACCGCGCGCGATAGTCGCCCTTGCGCTGCCCGTACCGATACGTCGACGCTGTTCCCGTCCCGTCGCTCGCCTCTATACCCATGGGGGGTAGGGTACTTTCCCCGATGCGAGATCGCAACCGCGAGTCCGTTGGCACGGTGCGGTGAGCGGCCTCTCCGTCCCACTCCGGGTGGGCCGTTGGCACGGTGCGGTGAGCGGCCTCTCCGTCCCACTCCGGGTGGGCCGGGCCGCGGTCCACCACCTGGAGCTCCCACCACGCGTCGGGCCTGCGTAGGGTCGTCATGCTTGCTGAGGTGACCCGCTGGAACGCGCGCTCCCAGCGACGGCCAGGCCCCAGATCAGCACGGCGATGATGCCGACGTGGTAGGCGATGTCAGGCCCCGTACGCGGACCGACCCCAACGGCGATGGTGAACACGCCGACGAGCGTTCCGAGCCAGCGCGAATCCCTGTGCGGCGACTCCTGCCTGTCGGGTCCGCGCCGGAAGAGCCCAACTGAGCCCGAGGCCTGCGACCAGGACGATGGCGATGACGGTCTCCGCAATGCCTGCGTGCTGATGTTCGTA
Protein-coding sequences here:
- a CDS encoding metal-sensitive transcriptional regulator, with amino-acid sequence MGIEASDGTGTASTYRYGQRKGDYRARLRRIEGQVRGISRMVEDDAYCIDVVTQIAAAKRALEKVAVGLLDDHLRGCVADAARDEDPRRAEVIIAEATAAIERLVRS